In Oryzihumus leptocrescens, the following are encoded in one genomic region:
- the treY gene encoding malto-oligosyltrehalose synthase translates to MSPDPDREVTATYRLQLHAGFGFADAEAQVPYLAALGVSHLYLSPVLQAVPGSMHGYDVLDHTRVSSDLGGEDALVRLAGTAHRHGLGLVVDVVPNHMALVAPESANAPLWQVLREGRDAPTADWFDIDWKSGGGRLGLPILGDTLAAMLEAGELVLGDLDGEPVIRYHDHVLPVALGTEGEDVAEVLARQHYQLASWRETDTMLNYRRFFEIDELIAVRVELEEVFEATHRRLLDLNHRGVIDGFRIDHPDGLADPEGYLQRLREATRPGTFVWVEKILEGHERLSTTWPCDGTTGYDALQAVQAALVDPAAAEVLEECWVAAGGEPRLARSVERAKRQVVDESLAPEVDRLTRRAREALPSLDPERLRLAVVELLVAGEVYRAYVRPDQRLSREARRRIEEARAAAVAARPDLEAEVDALVELALGEDADLHPAAIDFAVRLQQTWGPVMAKGIEDTTFYRWHRLVALNEVGADPSVLETGSAEALHGWAEAQQRDWPRGMTTLSTHDTKRSEDVRARLLAVAGDPEAWQRCSAAFRAAADEFGVDRPTAHLVWQTLVGVGDIGAERLHGYLVKAVREAKQRTAWVDGDKAYEKRVLALADAALVPGRLREVWLDALRHNAVAVRATVLAAKLLQLCLPGVPDTYQGCELVDLSLVDPDNRRAVDFDRRHALLHSLAQPTDQPADQPAERDVSALSGGSEGAGTSLSAEGAGESNGLGGLDGLDGEKLLVTTTALRLRREDPEAFGLGATYRPLQSTSEHALGFLRSDRVAVVVTRAPARLERTGAWSDGDTVLLPEGDWEDRLTGRVHVGGEVACADLFASRPVALLVRR, encoded by the coding sequence GTGAGTCCGGACCCCGACCGCGAGGTCACCGCGACCTACCGCCTCCAGCTGCATGCCGGCTTCGGCTTCGCCGACGCCGAGGCGCAGGTGCCCTACCTCGCCGCGCTCGGCGTCAGCCACCTCTACCTCTCGCCGGTGCTGCAGGCCGTCCCCGGCTCGATGCACGGCTACGACGTGCTCGACCACACCCGGGTCAGCAGCGACCTCGGCGGGGAGGACGCCCTGGTCCGGCTCGCCGGGACCGCGCACCGACACGGCCTCGGGCTGGTCGTCGACGTGGTGCCCAACCACATGGCCCTCGTCGCGCCCGAGAGCGCCAACGCCCCGCTGTGGCAGGTGCTGCGCGAGGGCCGCGACGCCCCCACCGCCGACTGGTTCGACATCGACTGGAAGTCCGGCGGCGGGCGGCTCGGCCTGCCGATCCTCGGCGACACCCTGGCGGCCATGCTCGAGGCCGGCGAGCTCGTGCTCGGTGACCTCGACGGCGAGCCGGTCATCCGCTACCACGACCACGTCCTCCCGGTCGCGCTCGGCACCGAGGGTGAGGACGTCGCCGAGGTGCTCGCCCGGCAGCACTACCAGCTCGCCTCCTGGCGCGAGACCGACACCATGCTCAACTACCGCCGGTTCTTCGAGATCGACGAGCTCATCGCTGTGCGGGTCGAGCTCGAGGAGGTCTTCGAGGCCACGCACCGGCGGCTGCTGGACCTCAACCACCGCGGCGTCATCGACGGCTTCCGCATCGACCATCCCGACGGCCTGGCCGACCCGGAGGGATACCTCCAGCGGCTGCGCGAGGCCACGCGGCCGGGCACGTTCGTGTGGGTCGAGAAGATCCTCGAGGGCCACGAGCGCCTCTCCACCACCTGGCCCTGCGACGGCACGACCGGGTATGACGCGCTCCAGGCCGTGCAGGCGGCTCTCGTCGATCCCGCTGCGGCCGAGGTGCTCGAGGAGTGCTGGGTCGCCGCCGGGGGCGAGCCCCGTCTGGCGCGCTCGGTCGAGCGGGCCAAGCGCCAGGTGGTCGACGAGTCCCTGGCCCCGGAGGTCGACCGGCTGACCCGGCGGGCCCGGGAGGCGCTGCCGTCGCTGGACCCCGAGCGGCTGCGGCTCGCCGTGGTCGAGCTGCTGGTGGCCGGCGAGGTCTACCGCGCCTACGTCCGGCCCGACCAGCGGCTCTCGCGGGAGGCCCGGCGCCGGATCGAGGAGGCGCGCGCTGCCGCGGTGGCCGCCCGTCCGGACCTGGAGGCGGAGGTGGACGCCCTGGTCGAGCTCGCCCTCGGGGAGGACGCCGACCTGCACCCGGCCGCGATTGACTTCGCCGTGCGCCTGCAGCAGACGTGGGGCCCCGTGATGGCCAAGGGCATCGAGGACACCACGTTCTACCGCTGGCACCGGCTGGTGGCGCTCAACGAGGTCGGCGCCGACCCGTCCGTGCTGGAGACCGGCTCGGCCGAGGCGCTCCACGGGTGGGCCGAGGCGCAGCAGCGCGACTGGCCGCGGGGCATGACCACGCTGTCCACCCACGACACCAAGCGCAGCGAGGACGTTCGTGCCCGACTGCTCGCGGTGGCTGGTGATCCTGAGGCGTGGCAACGGTGTTCGGCTGCGTTCCGGGCGGCTGCCGATGAGTTCGGCGTCGACCGCCCGACGGCCCACCTGGTCTGGCAGACGCTCGTCGGCGTCGGCGACATCGGGGCCGAACGCCTGCACGGCTACCTGGTCAAGGCAGTGCGCGAGGCCAAGCAACGCACCGCCTGGGTGGATGGCGACAAGGCCTACGAGAAGCGGGTGCTGGCCCTTGCCGACGCCGCGCTCGTGCCGGGCCGCCTGCGCGAGGTGTGGCTGGATGCCTTGCGGCACAACGCCGTTGCCGTGCGGGCGACGGTACTGGCGGCCAAGCTGCTGCAGCTGTGCCTGCCGGGCGTCCCCGACACCTACCAGGGCTGCGAGCTCGTCGACCTGTCGCTGGTCGACCCGGACAACCGGCGAGCCGTGGACTTCGACCGCCGCCACGCCCTGCTCCACTCCCTGGCCCAACCCACCGACCAACCCGCCGACCAACCCGCCGAGAGGGACGTTTCTGCCCTTTCCGGGGGGTCGGAAGGGGCAGGAACGTCCCTCTCGGCGGAGGGGGCTGGGGAGTCGAACGGGCTCGGTGGCCTGGACGGGCTCGACGGGGAGAAGCTGCTCGTCACCACGACGGCCCTGCGGCTGCGGCGCGAGGACCCCGAGGCGTTCGGCCTGGGCGCGACCTACCGGCCGCTGCAGTCCACCAGCGAGCACGCCCTCGGATTCCTGCGGTCCGACCGCGTCGCCGTCGTGGTGACCCGGGCGCCGGCCCGCCTCGAGCGCACCGGTGCGTGGTCCGACGGCGACACCGTGCTGCTGCCCGAGGGCGACTGGGAGGACCGGCTCACCGGCCGGGTCCACGTCGGCGGCGAGGTCGCCTGCGCCGACCTCTTCGCCAGCCGACCCGTCGCCCTCCTCGTGCGCCGGTGA
- a CDS encoding DUF47 domain-containing protein, with amino-acid sequence MGFRLTPQETSFYDLFAQQASHIVDGAKELTALLGVAPTEREAVAQRMRDLEHAADEATHEIMRKVNSSFITPFDREDIYGLAANLDDCMDLMEAAVDLIVLYRIGELPSGIAAQVEVLARMSELTAEAMPRLRSMSDLQEYWIEINRLENQADQVYRRLLAELFNNGADAITVLKLKEVIDELEAAADAFEKVAHAVESIAVKES; translated from the coding sequence GTGGGTTTTCGCCTCACCCCCCAAGAAACGTCCTTCTACGACCTGTTCGCCCAGCAGGCGAGCCACATCGTGGACGGCGCCAAGGAGCTGACCGCCCTGCTGGGCGTCGCGCCGACCGAGCGTGAAGCCGTCGCCCAGCGCATGCGCGACCTCGAGCACGCGGCCGACGAGGCCACGCACGAGATCATGCGCAAGGTCAACAGCTCGTTCATCACGCCGTTCGACCGCGAGGACATCTACGGCCTCGCCGCGAACCTGGACGACTGCATGGACCTCATGGAGGCAGCGGTCGACCTGATCGTCCTCTACCGCATCGGCGAGCTGCCCTCGGGCATCGCCGCCCAGGTCGAGGTCCTCGCGCGCATGTCCGAGCTGACCGCCGAGGCGATGCCGCGCCTGCGCTCGATGAGCGACCTGCAGGAGTACTGGATCGAGATCAACCGCCTCGAGAACCAGGCCGACCAGGTCTACCGCCGCCTCCTCGCCGAGCTGTTCAACAACGGCGCGGACGCGATCACGGTGCTCAAGCTCAAGGAGGTCATCGACGAGCTCGAGGCCGCCGCTGACGCTTTCGAGAAGGTCGCCCACGCGGTCGAGTCGATCGCCGTCAAGGAGTCCTGA
- the treZ gene encoding malto-oligosyltrehalose trehalohydrolase — translation MTEVCVWAPFARESVDLVLGDERVSMRRDVGGWWRGELPEAPGTAYAFALDGGDPRPDPRSRRQPDGPHGRSVAFDPNGFGWTDRDWAGVQLPSAVIYELHIGTFTVEGTFDAAVERLDHLVDLGVDLVEVMPVASFPGRHGWGYDGVDLYAVHEPYGGPVALQRFVDACHARGLGVCLDVVYNHLGPDGNYLGEFGPYFTDRYVTPWGQALNLDGPGSDEVRRFVLDNVAQWLRDFHIDALRLDAVHALVDDRALPLLEEMEREVESLAAEVNRPLWLIAESDRNDPRTVTRRTPDPDAGGGLGLHAQWADDVHHALHVALTGETFGYYADFADPGALAKVLTTPFFHDGTWSSFRERTHGRPVDTLRLEGWHFVASLQTHDQVGNRAVGDRLSRLVPPGLLAAGAAILLTSAYSPMLFMGEEWGAGTPWQYFTDHVDPELARLVSEGRRREFASHGWDSAEVPDPQDPATVERSRLDWSEPEQPPHDRLLRWYRALLTLRRQRADLRDPHLDRVGVDHDHAARTVVVTRGEHRVAANLGSKPALVDLGEATAYRQVVLAWDEGARLTDDGRLSLPGESAAVVGPA, via the coding sequence ATGACCGAGGTCTGCGTCTGGGCGCCGTTCGCCAGGGAGTCGGTCGACCTGGTGCTCGGCGACGAGCGCGTCTCCATGCGCCGTGATGTCGGTGGCTGGTGGCGGGGTGAGCTTCCCGAGGCGCCCGGCACGGCATACGCCTTTGCGCTCGACGGCGGTGACCCGCGGCCCGACCCGCGCTCGCGGCGGCAACCCGACGGCCCGCACGGGCGCTCGGTTGCCTTCGACCCCAATGGTTTCGGGTGGACCGACCGCGACTGGGCGGGCGTGCAGCTGCCCTCTGCGGTGATCTACGAGCTGCACATCGGCACCTTCACCGTCGAGGGCACGTTCGACGCCGCCGTCGAGCGGCTCGACCACCTCGTCGACCTCGGCGTCGACCTCGTCGAGGTCATGCCGGTCGCCAGCTTCCCGGGCCGTCACGGCTGGGGCTACGACGGCGTCGACCTCTACGCCGTGCATGAGCCGTACGGCGGACCCGTTGCCCTGCAACGGTTTGTCGACGCCTGTCACGCCCGCGGGCTCGGCGTGTGCCTCGACGTCGTCTACAACCACCTCGGGCCGGACGGCAACTACCTCGGCGAGTTCGGGCCCTACTTCACCGACCGCTACGTCACGCCGTGGGGGCAGGCGCTCAACCTCGACGGTCCCGGCAGCGACGAGGTGCGCCGGTTCGTGCTCGACAACGTCGCCCAGTGGCTGCGTGACTTCCACATCGACGCGCTGCGCCTCGATGCGGTCCACGCGCTCGTGGACGACCGGGCCCTGCCGCTGCTGGAGGAGATGGAGCGTGAGGTCGAATCCCTTGCGGCAGAGGTGAACCGGCCGCTGTGGCTGATCGCCGAGTCCGACCGCAACGACCCGCGCACGGTCACCCGGCGCACCCCCGACCCCGACGCCGGCGGCGGCCTCGGGCTGCACGCCCAGTGGGCCGACGACGTGCATCACGCGCTGCACGTGGCGCTGACCGGCGAGACGTTCGGCTACTACGCCGACTTCGCCGACCCCGGGGCGCTGGCCAAGGTGCTCACCACGCCGTTCTTCCACGACGGCACGTGGTCGAGCTTCCGCGAGCGCACGCACGGCCGGCCGGTGGACACGCTCCGGCTCGAGGGCTGGCACTTCGTCGCGTCGCTGCAGACCCACGACCAGGTCGGCAACCGCGCGGTCGGTGACCGGCTCAGTCGGCTCGTCCCGCCCGGGCTGCTCGCCGCCGGCGCCGCGATTCTGCTGACGTCGGCCTACAGCCCGATGCTGTTCATGGGCGAGGAGTGGGGCGCGGGCACGCCGTGGCAGTACTTCACCGACCACGTCGACCCCGAGCTCGCCCGGCTCGTCAGCGAAGGGCGGCGCCGCGAGTTCGCCTCGCACGGCTGGGACAGCGCCGAGGTGCCCGACCCGCAGGACCCCGCGACCGTCGAGCGCTCCCGGCTCGACTGGTCCGAGCCCGAGCAGCCCCCGCACGACCGCCTGCTCCGCTGGTATCGCGCGCTGCTCACCCTGCGCCGTCAGCGCGCCGACCTGCGCGACCCGCACCTCGACCGCGTGGGCGTCGACCACGACCATGCCGCGCGGACCGTCGTCGTGACGCGCGGCGAGCACCGCGTAGCGGCCAACCTCGGCAGCAAGCCCGCGCTGGTCGACCTCGGTGAGGCCACGGCATACCGGCAGGTGGTCCTGGCCTGGGACGAGGGAGCGCGCCTGACCGACGACGGCCGCCTCTCCCTGCCCGGGGAGTCGGCGGCCGTCGTGGGTCCTGCCTGA
- a CDS encoding MFS transporter, whose amino-acid sequence MSSQVETGRITTDIPARLDRLPWAGWHWLIVAGLGTVWILDGLEVTIVGSMSDALQKPLGTGLGMTSSDIGMAGAVYVLGSCLGALFFGQLTDRFGRKKLFLVTLGIYLIGTVLTAFSMNPMFYFACRFVTGAGVGGEYAAINSAIDELIPAKYRGRVDLAINGSFWLGAAAGSLLTVALLNPSLVPAWLGWRLAFGLGAILGLGILLVRRNVPESPRWLFIHGREHEGEKVVKQIEEHVEGTTGAPLDPVDETITIRQRKTIGLGTIAKTVFTLYPRRTVLCLALFIGQAFLYNAFFFTYGDSLTKFLGVQQVGWFIAAFAVSNFLGAFLLGPLFDTVGRVRMISGTYILSGALLGVTGFMLGGLNAYTLTLMGAIIFFFASAGASSAYLTASEVFPMETRALCIAFFYAVGTAAGGISGPLFFGHLIDTASKAKDITGIAPGYFVGAALMIVGGVVAALMGVKAEQKSLESIAQPLTAEEATASGSGGDRTAPATA is encoded by the coding sequence ATGTCGTCGCAAGTTGAGACCGGTCGGATCACGACCGACATCCCCGCCCGACTCGACCGGCTCCCGTGGGCCGGCTGGCACTGGCTCATCGTCGCCGGTCTGGGCACCGTCTGGATCCTCGACGGCCTCGAGGTCACCATCGTGGGGTCGATGTCCGACGCCCTGCAGAAGCCGCTCGGCACCGGTCTCGGGATGACCAGCTCCGACATCGGCATGGCCGGCGCGGTCTACGTGCTCGGCTCCTGTCTCGGGGCGCTGTTCTTCGGCCAGCTGACCGACCGGTTCGGCCGCAAGAAGCTGTTCCTGGTCACCCTCGGGATCTACCTCATCGGCACCGTGCTCACGGCGTTCTCGATGAACCCGATGTTCTACTTCGCGTGCCGCTTCGTCACCGGCGCCGGGGTCGGCGGCGAGTACGCCGCGATCAACTCCGCCATCGACGAGCTGATCCCCGCCAAGTACCGCGGCCGGGTCGACCTGGCCATCAACGGCTCGTTCTGGCTGGGCGCCGCCGCCGGCTCCCTGCTCACCGTCGCGCTGCTCAACCCCTCGCTGGTGCCCGCCTGGCTCGGCTGGCGCCTGGCGTTCGGCCTCGGCGCGATCCTCGGCCTGGGCATCCTGCTGGTCCGCCGCAACGTGCCCGAGAGCCCGCGCTGGCTGTTCATCCACGGCCGCGAGCACGAGGGCGAGAAGGTCGTGAAGCAGATCGAGGAGCACGTCGAGGGCACCACCGGCGCGCCGCTCGACCCGGTCGACGAGACCATCACCATCCGCCAGCGCAAGACCATCGGCCTGGGCACGATCGCCAAGACGGTGTTCACGCTCTACCCCCGCCGCACCGTCCTGTGCCTGGCGCTGTTCATCGGGCAGGCGTTCCTCTACAACGCCTTCTTCTTCACCTACGGCGACTCGCTGACCAAGTTCCTCGGTGTGCAGCAGGTCGGCTGGTTCATCGCGGCGTTCGCGGTGAGCAACTTCCTCGGCGCGTTCCTGCTCGGCCCGCTGTTCGACACGGTCGGCCGGGTCCGGATGATCTCCGGCACCTACATCCTCTCGGGCGCGCTGCTCGGGGTCACCGGCTTCATGCTCGGCGGCCTCAACGCCTACACCCTGACCCTGATGGGCGCGATCATCTTCTTCTTCGCCTCCGCCGGCGCCTCCTCGGCCTACCTGACGGCCAGCGAGGTCTTCCCGATGGAGACACGGGCGCTGTGCATCGCGTTCTTCTACGCCGTCGGCACCGCCGCCGGTGGCATCTCCGGCCCGCTGTTCTTCGGCCACCTCATCGACACGGCGTCGAAGGCCAAGGACATCACCGGCATCGCGCCCGGCTACTTCGTCGGGGCCGCGCTGATGATCGTCGGAGGCGTGGTCGCGGCGCTCATGGGCGTCAAGGCCGAGCAGAAGTCGCTGGAGTCGATCGCCCAGCCGCTGACCGCCGAGGAGGCCACGGCTTCCGGCTCCGGGGGCGACCGGACGGCACCCGCCACGGCGTAG
- a CDS encoding TasA family protein: protein MALSSAMRMTGIAKAEAIRLALGVGVLGVTVTGLSTVATGAFFTNSTHTAPRIVAGTVSLTVTPTSTPTTTGFTITGMAPGDVQYRAITVKNSGSLAARYSLATSVTHTQNVVNLADALNLAVAVVPSNGVCADTAFAAPGATLVGDVAPAALAFGSSVQGADPGDRALDAQKSETLCFRATLPKETTDVYQGKAATMSFVFSSEQTANNP, encoded by the coding sequence GTGGCACTGAGCTCTGCCATGCGCATGACGGGGATCGCCAAGGCCGAGGCCATCCGCCTGGCCCTGGGTGTGGGAGTCCTGGGGGTGACGGTCACCGGCCTGTCCACCGTGGCCACCGGCGCCTTCTTCACCAACTCAACCCACACGGCGCCGAGGATCGTCGCCGGCACCGTGAGCCTGACCGTGACGCCGACCTCGACGCCCACGACGACGGGTTTCACGATCACGGGCATGGCGCCCGGAGACGTCCAGTACCGCGCGATCACGGTCAAGAACTCTGGATCCCTGGCGGCGCGCTACTCGCTCGCCACCTCGGTGACCCACACCCAGAACGTCGTCAATCTCGCTGACGCCCTGAACCTGGCGGTGGCCGTCGTTCCGTCCAACGGGGTCTGCGCCGACACCGCCTTCGCCGCGCCGGGAGCCACCCTGGTGGGCGACGTGGCGCCGGCCGCGCTGGCGTTCGGCAGTTCCGTTCAGGGCGCGGACCCGGGTGACCGCGCGCTCGACGCCCAGAAGAGCGAGACCCTCTGCTTCCGGGCGACCCTGCCGAAGGAAACCACCGACGTCTACCAGGGCAAGGCCGCGACGATGAGCTTCGTCTTCAGCTCCGAGCAGACGGCCAACAACCCGTAG
- a CDS encoding signal peptidase I → MRALSPSARTLRRALTWLRRGLTTVAVVVAAATVLGLGLVQHSGRQLLIVTSGSMVPTFGPGDVVLVEKLRQEQLHPGMIVTFQAPGAQELTTHRIVAMHRMPQGVFIQTKGDANPTADPNLSPATSVFGVLTGTVPWVGRWLAFYESDRGRLLILGGPLALIALSQLLNLVRGAGRLRAAHRGTDAPEGDVEVSGTADPAARDTPAPSRGERRALERATALTRRRLLVAALATTVAACSGLGVLIGRHTNAVFTAAASVGDNTVTAAPSFCRGSAYARAVCADDPLSWFRMDEQPVGDPALEYAVGDSGSLGRDALRTSGVALRTATPLAGDDGGAFTFDGITGAAVSARSTALPQAYSLEAWFAAPSSSDGGPLVSLAHVESWSNAGIDTALYLTKNGKVCFGADLGQGGPNVVQSGPGYGYTGTTPVWHHALGTSDGTTIALYVDGALVGTRKADKTQAQLTERLLGLGVSHLAGWPDPPADLFKGSMDEAAFYGRALSETDAAAHYRAGHGA, encoded by the coding sequence ATGAGAGCACTGTCGCCGTCGGCACGGACGCTGCGCCGTGCCCTGACGTGGCTCCGCCGCGGGCTCACCACCGTCGCGGTGGTCGTGGCCGCGGCGACCGTGCTCGGCCTGGGGCTGGTCCAGCACAGCGGGCGGCAGCTGCTCATCGTCACGTCCGGTTCCATGGTCCCGACGTTCGGGCCGGGCGACGTCGTCCTCGTCGAGAAGCTCCGACAGGAGCAGCTCCACCCCGGCATGATCGTGACCTTCCAGGCACCGGGCGCCCAGGAGCTGACGACCCACCGCATCGTGGCGATGCACCGGATGCCGCAGGGCGTGTTCATCCAGACCAAGGGCGACGCCAACCCCACGGCCGACCCGAACCTGTCCCCGGCCACCAGCGTGTTCGGCGTGCTCACCGGGACCGTGCCCTGGGTCGGACGATGGCTCGCGTTCTACGAGTCGGACCGCGGACGGCTGCTCATCCTCGGCGGACCACTCGCGCTGATCGCCCTGTCGCAGCTGCTGAACCTCGTCCGGGGCGCGGGGCGCCTGCGGGCCGCGCACCGCGGGACGGACGCACCCGAAGGGGATGTCGAGGTGAGCGGGACAGCGGACCCGGCGGCGCGCGATACACCCGCCCCCAGCCGCGGGGAGCGACGCGCGCTGGAGCGGGCGACAGCGCTGACGCGGCGCCGGCTCCTCGTCGCCGCGCTGGCTACCACCGTCGCGGCCTGCTCCGGGCTGGGCGTGCTGATCGGCCGGCACACGAACGCCGTGTTCACTGCGGCCGCGTCCGTCGGGGACAACACCGTCACGGCGGCGCCGAGCTTCTGCCGGGGCAGTGCCTACGCCCGCGCCGTGTGCGCGGACGACCCGCTGTCGTGGTTCCGCATGGACGAGCAGCCTGTGGGCGACCCGGCGCTGGAGTACGCCGTGGGCGACTCCGGCTCGCTGGGCCGGGACGCGCTCCGCACCAGCGGGGTCGCGCTGCGCACCGCCACGCCGCTGGCCGGCGACGACGGTGGCGCGTTCACCTTCGACGGGATCACCGGCGCGGCCGTGTCCGCCCGCTCCACGGCCCTGCCGCAGGCCTACTCGCTGGAGGCGTGGTTCGCAGCGCCCTCGAGCTCCGACGGCGGACCGCTGGTGAGCCTGGCGCACGTCGAGAGCTGGTCGAACGCCGGCATCGACACGGCGCTCTACCTCACGAAGAACGGCAAGGTCTGCTTCGGCGCCGACCTCGGCCAGGGCGGTCCGAACGTCGTGCAGAGCGGCCCCGGCTACGGGTACACCGGCACCACCCCTGTGTGGCACCACGCGCTGGGCACCAGCGACGGGACCACGATCGCCCTCTACGTCGACGGCGCCCTCGTCGGCACGCGCAAGGCGGACAAGACCCAGGCCCAGCTCACCGAGCGACTGCTTGGCCTGGGCGTGTCACACCTCGCCGGGTGGCCCGACCCGCCGGCGGACCTGTTCAAGGGCTCCATGGACGAAGCCGCGTTCTACGGCAGGGCGCTGAGCGAGACAGACGCCGCGGCGCACTACCGGGCCGGCCACGGCGCCTGA
- a CDS encoding inorganic phosphate transporter: MDWLPVAVVILLAMGFNYTNGFHDAANAIATSVSTRALTPRIALAMAAVCNLAGAFLGTKVADTVGKGIIDPPSGTEGLLIVGASLVGAISWNLLTWWRGLPSSSSHALFGGMVGASLIAGSTVLWGGVWSKIVVPMVISPIVGLALGYLVMALILWLFRRAHPGRTARGFRLSQTVSAAAMALGHGLQDAGKTMGIVVLALSVGGYHSGASIPLWVKVSSALVISLGTYSGGWRIMRTLGRRIIHLDPPHGFAAESSAAAVLFIAGLGFKAPISTTHTITSSIMGVGATRRLSAVRWGVAGNIVAAWVLTFPGAGIVAALAYWVAHLFV; the protein is encoded by the coding sequence GTGGACTGGCTTCCCGTAGCCGTCGTCATCCTCCTGGCGATGGGCTTCAACTACACCAACGGCTTCCACGACGCGGCCAACGCGATCGCCACGTCGGTGTCGACCCGGGCGCTGACCCCGCGGATCGCCCTCGCCATGGCGGCGGTGTGCAACCTGGCCGGTGCGTTCCTCGGGACGAAGGTCGCCGACACCGTCGGCAAGGGCATCATCGACCCGCCGAGCGGCACCGAGGGCCTGCTCATCGTGGGGGCGTCCCTGGTCGGCGCGATCTCCTGGAACCTGCTGACCTGGTGGAGGGGCCTGCCCTCCTCCTCCTCGCACGCCCTGTTCGGCGGCATGGTCGGCGCCTCGCTGATCGCGGGCTCCACCGTCCTGTGGGGTGGCGTCTGGTCGAAGATCGTCGTCCCGATGGTGATCTCGCCGATCGTCGGCCTGGCCCTCGGCTACCTCGTGATGGCCCTGATCCTCTGGCTGTTCCGCCGGGCGCACCCGGGCCGCACCGCCCGCGGGTTCCGCCTCTCGCAGACCGTCTCGGCGGCCGCGATGGCGCTGGGTCACGGCCTGCAGGACGCCGGCAAGACGATGGGGATCGTCGTCCTGGCGCTGAGCGTGGGCGGCTACCACTCGGGCGCTTCGATCCCGTTGTGGGTCAAGGTCTCGAGCGCGCTGGTCATCAGCCTCGGCACCTACTCCGGCGGGTGGCGGATCATGCGCACGCTGGGCCGTCGCATCATCCACCTGGACCCGCCGCACGGCTTCGCCGCAGAGTCGTCGGCCGCCGCGGTGCTGTTCATCGCCGGCCTGGGCTTCAAGGCCCCGATCTCCACGACCCACACGATCACCTCCTCGATCATGGGCGTCGGCGCGACCAGGCGCCTGTCCGCGGTGCGCTGGGGCGTGGCCGGCAACATCGTCGCCGCGTGGGTGCTGACCTTCCCCGGCGCCGGCATCGTGGCAGCCCTGGCCTACTGGGTGGCCCACCTCTTCGTCTGA
- a CDS encoding anti-sigma factor RsbA family regulatory protein → MSARAMHPTGDWTGKAFAHEAFLYSSDEEAVARCVPFVQEGLDRGEPVIVVASEAVREALLAHLGDEAGRLAVVAASEGWWQGGFGTLAAYDRDLQQLRANGTPWRLIGEPTWLALPDGRVWSRFEAVANDAYADLPYYSLCLHDTRRLAPDVLEAVLRSHPMTWGGTEPVASPTYEDTATFLRQAEPAWTERPAGALVRQVGDARQARALVGEVLGGEQAGEVGGLAGEREQDALIAVNELVSNALRAAGSAEVSTWREDGCRVWEVADSGPGFHAATAGYVPPADDLDCGRGLWLARGLASDATVRATGEGAAIRLFFRD, encoded by the coding sequence GTGAGCGCCCGCGCCATGCACCCGACGGGTGACTGGACCGGCAAGGCGTTCGCGCACGAGGCGTTCCTCTACTCCAGTGACGAGGAGGCCGTGGCCCGCTGCGTGCCCTTCGTCCAGGAGGGGCTCGATCGCGGTGAGCCGGTCATCGTCGTCGCGTCCGAGGCGGTGCGGGAGGCGCTGCTCGCCCACCTCGGCGACGAGGCGGGACGGCTGGCGGTGGTGGCCGCGTCGGAGGGCTGGTGGCAGGGCGGCTTCGGCACGCTGGCCGCCTACGACCGTGACCTGCAGCAGCTCAGGGCGAACGGCACGCCGTGGCGGCTGATCGGGGAGCCGACGTGGCTGGCGCTTCCCGACGGGAGGGTGTGGTCCCGGTTCGAGGCGGTGGCCAACGACGCCTACGCCGACCTGCCGTACTACTCCCTGTGCCTGCACGACACCCGCCGGCTCGCCCCGGACGTCCTGGAGGCCGTGCTGCGCAGCCACCCGATGACCTGGGGCGGGACCGAGCCGGTGGCCTCACCGACCTATGAGGACACCGCGACGTTCTTGCGGCAGGCTGAGCCGGCGTGGACCGAGCGACCGGCCGGGGCGCTGGTCCGGCAGGTGGGCGACGCCCGCCAGGCGCGGGCGCTGGTGGGCGAGGTCCTCGGTGGTGAGCAGGCAGGTGAGGTGGGTGGGCTGGCTGGTGAGCGGGAGCAGGACGCGCTGATCGCCGTCAACGAGCTCGTCAGCAACGCCCTGCGGGCCGCCGGCAGTGCCGAGGTGAGCACGTGGCGCGAGGACGGGTGCCGGGTGTGGGAGGTCGCCGACTCCGGGCCGGGCTTCCACGCGGCCACCGCCGGCTACGTGCCGCCCGCGGACGACCTCGACTGCGGGCGCGGGTTGTGGCTGGCCCGCGGCCTGGCCTCCGACGCGACGGTGCGCGCCACCGGCGAGGGCGCCGCGATCCGCCTGTTCTTCCGGGACTGA